The Sabethes cyaneus chromosome 1, idSabCyanKW18_F2, whole genome shotgun sequence DNA segment AAAAGCAATTTCTTTTATGCGATCCAATTTGTGTTGAGCGATGAGTTTACGCATTTGCGACCTGAACAGCGCCAAGCTCTCCTGCACGAAGGGACTGGGGCTCGAGCGATGTCTGCTTATGTAGAAATCATTTTTGACAACTCGGATAATCGTGTTCCGATCGACAAAGAGGAAATATTTTTACGTCGCGTGATTGGAGCTAAGAAAGATCagtattttttaaacaaaaaagtcGTTCCCCGCTCTGAAGTAGTTAATCTTTTGGAGTCTGCAGGCTTTTCAAACTCTAACCCCTACTATATTGTTAAACAAGGTAAAATTAATCAAATGGCTACAGCTCCAGATTCTCACCGGTTGAAGTTACTACGTGAGGTTGCGGGAACAAGAGTGTATGATGAGCGCAAAGAAGAATCTATGAACATCTTGAAAGAAACAGAaggaaaagttgataaaattaccGAATTTTTGAGAACTATTGAAGACAGATTAAAAACACTAGAAGAAGAAAAGGAGGAGCTGAAAGAATATCAAAAATGGGACAAAGCCCGTCGTACACTCGAATATATTATTCATGAAACTGAgctgaaagaaaataaaaagttactAGATGAATTGGAATCACAAAGGAAAAGCTCAGGTGATAAACAAAAGATGTTCACACAAGAAATTCAAAAGGctcaagaaaaaagtaaaaatattcaaaaattactaaaagatgCCAAGAAGGATGTTTCTACGACTAAAGATGAAAAATCTGTACTAACCACTGAACATCAGCAATTGCTCCGAGAAAAAACTAAATTGGATTTAACAATTTCTGATCTTACCGATGAGGTTCAAGGAGACAATAAATCAAAAGAGCGAGCGGAACAAGAATTAGAACGCTTGAAAATCACTATTGCCGAGAAGGAAAAAGAATTGGAAGCAGTACGTCCCCGATATGAAGCTATGCGCAGAAAAGAAGAGGAATGCTCGCGCGAGCTTAATTTGAAAGAGCAAAAACGCAAAGAACTTTACGCAAAACAAGGTCGGGGATCTCAATTTTCTTCAAAAGAAGAAAGAGACAAGTGGATACAAGGAGAATTAAAGTCTTTAAATAAGCAAATTAAAGACAAGATTGCTCATCAAAGCAAGTTGCAAGATGATTTGAAACGAGATGCTACCAAGCAAAAGGAGTTGGAAAAAAAGATTGAAGAGCATAGTGAAGCATTCGAACAGTTAAGAGTCCAAATAGATGAACACAACAAACATTATTATGagttgaaaaagaagaaggatcACTATCAGAGCATTCGAAACGATATTTGGAAAAAGGAAACTCAAGTAACACAAACTTTGTCGGGTAACAAAGAAGAGCTTGCTAAGGCGGATCAAGCATTGCGATCAATGGCAGGAAAGCCTATCCTTAACGGACGCGATTCTGTTCGAAAAGTACTAGAAAGTTTCCAACAACGTGGGGGTCAGTATGCTGATATAGCAAATGCATATTTTGGTCCAgtaattgaaaattttaattGCGATAAATCAATTTATACTGCCGTTGAGGTCACTGCAGGTAATAGATTGTTTCATCACATTGTTGAATCTGATCGGGTGGGAACCCAGATTCTCAAAGAAATGAACAAATTAAAGCTCCCGGGAGAGGTAACGTTTATGCCTTTGAATCGCTTACAAGTGCGAATCCACGACTACCCAGAGGATCCTGACTCGATTCCAATGATTTCCAAATTAAGATATGAAGAACAGTATGACAAAGCGTTGAGGTATATATTTGGAAAAACTTTGATATGTCGAAATTTAGAACGCGCTACTGAATTAGCCAAAAGTACAGGATTAGACTGTGTGACATTGGAAGGCGACCAAGTGTCGTCTAAGGGATGTTTAACGGGCGGTTACTTTAATACATCACGATCAAGGTTGGAGATGCAGAAAAAAAGATCAGAATACCTACAGATGATTGAAGAGCTGGAAAAGGAGTTAAATGGATTCAAAACTGAATTGAAACAAACAGAGTCCAGTATAAACAGTGTTGTATCAGAGATgcagaaaacagaaacaaaacaaGGAAAATCCAAGGATGCATTTGACAAAATACAAGCGGATATTCGATTAATGAAGGATGAATTAACAAGAATTGAACGTTTTCGAAATCCAAAGGAGCGTTCGCTCGCTCAGTGTAAGGCAAACTTGGAGGCAATGAACAGCACAAAAGATGGATTAGAAAACGAATTACACCAAGAACTGATGTCTCAGTTATCCGTTCAAGATCAACACGAAGTGGATCAATTGAACGATGAAATTCGTAAATTGAATCAGGAAAATAAAGAAGCATTTACTTCCCGTATGAGTTTGGAAGTTACAAAAAATAAGCTGGAAAATTTGCTGACAAACAATCTCTTTCGTCGCAAAGATGAGTTGGTTCAGGCGCTGCAAGAAATATCGGTTGAAGATCGCAAACGTCAACTTAATAATTGTCGTAACGAGTTAACATCAACGGAGAAACGTATTAAAAAAGTTTTAACAGATCTGGATGAaatagataaaaaagttattgaagcagtcaagcaacaaaaaacatttcaaaaagaATTGGAAGTTTGGATGCAAAAAGAGAAAGAAGCGCAAGAGAAAATGGAAGAAGATTCGAAACGTATGGAAAAATGGGCAGCgaaagaaaatttgttgcatcAAAAGATCGAAGAATGTACTGAAAAAATTGCCAGTCTTGGTGCATTGCCGCAAGTTGATCCGTCATATCAAAGAATGTCATTGAAACAACTATTCAAAGAACTGGAGAAAGCAAACCATCATTTGAAAAAGTATAATCATGTAAACAAAAAAGCGTTAGACCAGTTTCTTAGTTTTTCTGAACAGAAGGAGAAGCTttataaaagaaaagaagagcTTGATATTGGCGGTGAAAAGATTCGAGAattaatgcaaaatttggaaatgcgTAAAGTAGAAGCAATACAGTTTACTTTCCGGCAGGTCGCGGCCAATTTTACTGAAGTTTTTAAAAAGCTTGTACCACAGGGGGCAGGCCATTTGATTCTTAGAACTCATAATGATACAGAAGGTAATGATATGGAAAAGGAGGTTGAAACTTCTGATGATTTCACTGGTATTGGCATAAGAGTTTCATTCACCGGAGTAGACGCTGAAATGCGTGAAATGAATCAACTTTCTGGGGGTCAAAAGTCTTTGGTGGCGCTCGCATTGATATTTGCTATTCAAAAGTGTGACCCTGCTCCTTTCTATCTTTTCGATGAAATTGACCAGGCTTTAGATGCTCAGCACAGAAAAGCAGTCGCAGACATGATTCATGAATTAAGTGACAAAGCACAGTTTATCACAACCACGTTTCGACCAGAGTTGTTGGAGAATGCACACAAATTTTATGGAGTACGTTTCCGAAATAAAGTAAGCCATGTCGATTGTGTTACACGTGAAATTGCTAGAGATTTTGTAGAAGATGATACCACACACGGTTAGAGTTTCCTGTAAATTCTAATACCGAAATATTACGTTTCATGGCTTCACATTCACAaagaatcattttattcaaaaagctggataataaaatagttgcaattatatgataaataaataatgtATCTAGCATAACTGATAAAACTGTTTGAAGTTTAATCAACCTAAAGCAAagactaggtgctacattcctttTTTTGGATCcctgattttctgttttttatggTGAAATACTTAATGATAGGAATAGGACTGAAGAACAAGTGAAGAATCGAGAAGGGTGtgggcacagaacagaagtggaagtccgaacgattcggcgatcaaaactggtaacagagtcttttttgtttttatttttctttgggaaggttttcgcatagaagcgaataacagcaatataagcagaacgctcgctgccaatcgcgtagcagctttcacatgctttcgtgtgcattcgtatgcgttcgtgtgttttcgtggaaaaaagtgactcgttaccgccaggttcgctaatatctgtagaaagtagcatgtacgtgtttggatttctacttccatttctgttctgtAGTGTGGGGGTccccacgactcctgagcccgcaGTGATGTTAGCTCTTGTCAACGCAAAGTaaatgagataaaggtgccagttGGCTGGGTTACCGTTTGatattgttgatattattcctgtCTTGCCCACAGCAAAATAGAGTATTTTGTGGTTTCGTCCTGTTACGTCActaaacgagaatgacattagctggggctcgTATGTGTAGGGTTCAGATAGGAGCAGGATATAGGACTAGTGGAGCAGAGGATCCAAGAGTTAGGAATTTGATATTGTTggtattattcctactgcaaataGCTTagcgagggccccagctaatgtcaaaaatgtattgctgttgcagttgaaaatcgTAATAATTGACGTGCGACATTCAAGAAGGTTTACTATAAATTTGTCAATAGTGTTCGTAAAACGTTCTCATATGTACACGTTTGACTGTATATCATCTGtcactaatctatacctataaaaatggatttctgtctgtctgtctgtatgttccttatagaatcgaaaactactgaaccgatcggcgcgaAAATTTGCAAGCAGGGGCTTTTGTagccgggaaaggttcttatgacggttagagaccgctccctccactaagaagggggctcctatacaaatgaaacacaaatttctacataactcgagaactaatcacgcaaattaaatggaacaaaatgtggcatgtgagtctttaggaggagaattatgacccctctccctttaagagaggggctccaatacaaatgaaatacaaacttcctcataactctagaactaatcaagcaaatggaacaaaattcggcatgtgggggcttttggaggcaagaattttttctataatggattcctactttaggagggggggctcccatacaaatgaaatataaatttcctcaactcgagagctaatctatcaaaaggaaccaaatttggcatgtgggggtttttggaggcaagaattttttctttaatGAATCAGGACCCCTTCCTACTttacgagggggggctcctatacaaatgaaatacaaattttctcaactcgagagctaatctatcaaaaggaacaaaatttggcatgtgggtgtttctggaggcaagaatttattctatgatgtattaggacccctctccgttttaggaggggggctcccatgccaattaaatacaaatttcctcgtaactacagaactaatcaagtaaatggaacataatttggcacgtgggtgtttttggagacacgatttttttctatggtgaattgagacagtagaatcaatatatatagaatgccagtgtcgctgtttttctacagggctcattgtggtaaacatgatgcaaACAATCAGTATCAAGTCTGtgcatcgggaacttcattgtcaaagttgctcattgttatttatctgttctttatcttgcgctggttggtgctgtcatcagtgcgctctccgctgtgtttttatggcagtgaaatggttttaaacgttctttttcttttcgtccggatgaatagaatcccaaaactgcgcccttttgcaccgattttttcagaaatttgaagcaagcgaagattccaatcacattacttggcagccatagttgaaattttaaactggttgtcaaagtttgacaatgagattccccttttgatctaggacaggacgtgccatctggcttcttactcttcttttcattatgaccgccatcccgattgaatattttttgttacactctgcaccactgttgcctgtacatattattttaagaataatttcgtttgccgaacaacagctcccgaatacgccagtttatgcgacctaaatcatgttttgcatttaactttgaaaattaaaattcgtgtacaaacaaaactaatgtagaaccaagcatagaactacagaatacaaaagaaatcaaaattcggaaatgataacttattgtcgtattcccactaatgagtttcagcaacactgaaagcgatacctcgttatattttccagtcaacggttgctcgtcactcagccaatcagaaattgggtcaattttgggtcaacgccgcggttgacacttggcacgtcctgtcctagcttttgatgaatctcaggcacatacacatttgcatatataatgtaaatacattatctgaacatgtgtgatgtttaccacgcgcactgcagcgacactggcattctatatatatatatatatatatatatatatatatatatatatatatatatatatatatatatatatatatatatatatatatatatatatatatatatattgattatactattgagacccctttcctctttaggaggggaattatgacacTCCCCCCTTAaagaggggtggctcccatacaaatgaaatacaaattccctcataactcgagaactaaccaagcaaatggaaccaaatttgtcatgtgggggtgttggagacaggattttttatgatggtttgagacccctcacctctgtggactctcttacaaataaaacagaaatttttgcgtaattcaaaaactaatttaactcgagaaattttagactcttgcataaaacattagtcaataacaagaccacctaaAACTATGAATAGTAACACTAGgcgattcagggcgagacggctgcggaccgcgagtgttgccggcgacctgccgtcggaagcgccggccactgcggggtcCTGCCCCCTtacagagatcacctctatctaggtttattttcctaggtaggtatactgacctctattacttgacttcagttgggtccggacgagcgatagcgagtaaggagaggatcacccctgcgaaatggtactttccacgaaaagatttttcgtgaaatggtacatcccccgtaaggtttttcgtgaaatgatattccacgaaactctatattccgcgttatggtcaaccgagtaATGGCGTTCTGTAAAatgatattcggtgaaatgttatataatcatggcgaatatttaaatgctatccgcttttttTTAGGATTGCCTTCGGTAAATCACAACACAGTTTGTAGCATAGATTATCACTTTATTTATCATATTCGCTATGTAATTGTTCACTTGTATTTATCAAAATCACGTCCGTTCGCTTTGGCGTTTAACTCACAACTCACCTCAGCTACGTAGCCGTATGTTTTCGCACCCTTGTTCGTAGCAAGGTAATATCACTTGCAGGTATGTCACACACCGAGGGGCCCGACCCTACAATTTTgcctggctaagcaatgggggggcgGGGGGTTGTTTtcaactttactgtgaggaaaatttgtatattaaaccacccatgaactcttcagaaacttgcaagactcgagattgtgacaaaggtcatccgagattcacgatttatgtacaaaacaatataatttgtggcaatacgaagattgtcgggtcagctagtacttatGTAAAACcgtacaaattaaactgtgttgtacataaatcctgaatgcCGGAtaacctttatcacaatctcgagttttgcaagtttctgaggagttcatgggtgttttaaccgTTATttgttcggctgggtacccgggtaccttttcagactTTATTGCCTAGAAAAACAAGGTTTTCCAGAACTCAGTCAGCTAAAACTCAtagaatgctcctaactagtgggaataCATCATTTGTTATTAACAGATTACCTGTAGTAACACTCgaagggtggggggggggggggtagctTCAAATTTTCttaccccataagtgttcggaccCGGGTACCCACAGAAATGAAGTGCTTCTTACtctatcaattcttgaccgattttggaacttgaaccgtcaaaagattagAAAATTTGTGTATTTTTAGAGTAGGAGACATACCAGGCCTGGGATCAtgtctggttcccgtaaatccgggtCTCCGGGACCATTTTCCAGATCTAAGACAAATTTGTAcgattgtcaataaaaccacacaatattggtatcaaaattcatgatcAAAATCACTGGTGCCCattgagaccagtaacatgtttggatagaaaccccagcaatatgtatgtcaaacttcatgaaatcattccaggagttgatttttatccactttgagttcatttgatgagttgtctctggaatggccactccggagcagatTCCTGTAGGGTCCTATGAGGCCACTAGCATGTTTGGAATTAAACcatactgtgttacctgactcataacgaatatacgttatatacgggggatGGTCTcgtaattgatcataaattcgaatagagcatacaaatatcaactatataccataagaaattacatgtttactccaaaaataaaagcatgagattTTTGAAATCTCATTCGGAAATAGGGTTGCGTTATGAGTCAGGCAACACagtagcaatatgtatgtcaaaatcacgccaggagttgacttttatccattttgacTCCATCTGACAAGTTATCCCCGGAGCGGCCATTCCAAGGACAACTCAtcgaatggactcaaaatggataaaaatcaacttcTGGAGTGATTGCATGAAGTTGGACATACATCTTGCCGAGGTTTCTTCTTATATCAAACAAGCTAGTAGCCATATCGGGCCCTTCGGGAACTTACTCCGGAATGGTAATTCCTAGGACAACTCGTCAAATCGACTTaaaatggacaaaaatcaattcctggagtgatttcatgaattctAAATGTCATGGTATGTCTCGcactctaaaaatagacaaatttttcaatcttttgacggttcaaaatctaaaatcggtcaagaattgataaagttagaagcagttcatttcggtgggtacccgggtacccatccgaataCTTATGGGTGTTgaatttcccgtacacataacggtttatacaaattttcaattacaGTATTTAGATGTAGGCatttaaggcccaaacagaatgctgcgtcaacgcatccgtcagcggcaatctgacagtaaacccatgggaaaactgtcagaataacgctgacggacgcgttgacacagcattctgtttggccctttagacTTGTTTGCAGAGAACGGAACTGCTCTTCCATTTCGCGCACTCTGCGTTTAGCGGTTAACGTTTTGGGTCGGAAGTACTGTTTTCTCGCTTTATGTTGACAGTTACGCAAATTTTGGAGTTTCTACCCAGCAAGCCTCTTATAGCACCTTGCAAGGATTTTTCTTGGCACTTTATGCTGTACAGTCGTCTTTACTATACGCGTCGCGTCGTAGTCGTCTTTTATACGCTCATGATAGAATATTTCATGTTAGTCTTATTTTGTGTATTATTGCATAATCATGGGTGATATTCCATTTAGAAAATTATCAGACGAAAATTAGACcttaaaagttttcaaaaaacattGTAATTCTACTATAGAAATATAGATAAACAATAATTACGCATGATTAACTTGAATTACTCCTGAAAACGTAACTTGCCTATCTTGCCCCATCTGACCCAGACGACAAACATAGAATTGAGGCCAgcgaaccgcccagttagcttcgagatacaatgctggtctaataaatcAGTCGTCGGATGTTCGAaactcggctgggcggtgctgccagatagagtcagtaggattgttgcgctAGCCAGCATTGTCGAAgattaataaatttaaatataaataGAAGCTACCgtaataaaattggtggacaagacacaaacacgtatcactcttacaacatttaaagataaaaacaatattaacaaaaattatttttacctacgagtcgaccggtttcaggcattctatgcctatcatcaggacgatgccgatgtccaactgattacgCATTGTTTATCTGGTTGTATCCACGTCGAAGAGCGGGAGAAATTGTTAACTTGATCTCACTTTTTTGCCAATCCAAAGAGAGGGGAAATTATTGGTGGATCATCTCCATTCATAAGAGGTTTCTCTGCATTGGCGATATACATTGA contains these protein-coding regions:
- the LOC128736500 gene encoding structural maintenance of chromosomes protein 3, with the translated sequence MHIKQVIIQGFKSYREQTVVEPFDKRHNVVVGRNGSGKSNFFYAIQFVLSDEFTHLRPEQRQALLHEGTGARAMSAYVEIIFDNSDNRVPIDKEEIFLRRVIGAKKDQYFLNKKVVPRSEVVNLLESAGFSNSNPYYIVKQGKINQMATAPDSHRLKLLREVAGTRVYDERKEESMNILKETEGKVDKITEFLRTIEDRLKTLEEEKEELKEYQKWDKARRTLEYIIHETELKENKKLLDELESQRKSSGDKQKMFTQEIQKAQEKSKNIQKLLKDAKKDVSTTKDEKSVLTTEHQQLLREKTKLDLTISDLTDEVQGDNKSKERAEQELERLKITIAEKEKELEAVRPRYEAMRRKEEECSRELNLKEQKRKELYAKQGRGSQFSSKEERDKWIQGELKSLNKQIKDKIAHQSKLQDDLKRDATKQKELEKKIEEHSEAFEQLRVQIDEHNKHYYELKKKKDHYQSIRNDIWKKETQVTQTLSGNKEELAKADQALRSMAGKPILNGRDSVRKVLESFQQRGGQYADIANAYFGPVIENFNCDKSIYTAVEVTAGNRLFHHIVESDRVGTQILKEMNKLKLPGEVTFMPLNRLQVRIHDYPEDPDSIPMISKLRYEEQYDKALRYIFGKTLICRNLERATELAKSTGLDCVTLEGDQVSSKGCLTGGYFNTSRSRLEMQKKRSEYLQMIEELEKELNGFKTELKQTESSINSVVSEMQKTETKQGKSKDAFDKIQADIRLMKDELTRIERFRNPKERSLAQCKANLEAMNSTKDGLENELHQELMSQLSVQDQHEVDQLNDEIRKLNQENKEAFTSRMSLEVTKNKLENLLTNNLFRRKDELVQALQEISVEDRKRQLNNCRNELTSTEKRIKKVLTDLDEIDKKVIEAVKQQKTFQKELEVWMQKEKEAQEKMEEDSKRMEKWAAKENLLHQKIEECTEKIASLGALPQVDPSYQRMSLKQLFKELEKANHHLKKYNHVNKKALDQFLSFSEQKEKLYKRKEELDIGGEKIRELMQNLEMRKVEAIQFTFRQVAANFTEVFKKLVPQGAGHLILRTHNDTEGNDMEKEVETSDDFTGIGIRVSFTGVDAEMREMNQLSGGQKSLVALALIFAIQKCDPAPFYLFDEIDQALDAQHRKAVADMIHELSDKAQFITTTFRPELLENAHKFYGVRFRNKVSHVDCVTREIARDFVEDDTTHG